A genomic window from Helicobacter sp. MIT 21-1697 includes:
- a CDS encoding DUF2892 domain-containing protein, whose amino-acid sequence MKNIERIIRILLACGIFAAGFYFESWWGLVGLIPLLTGAFGFCPLYVWTGKQACPLGICPISKKEKE is encoded by the coding sequence ATGAAAAACATAGAACGGATAATCCGAATCTTGCTTGCTTGTGGTATTTTTGCTGCTGGATTTTATTTTGAATCTTGGTGGGGACTTGTAGGACTTATCCCTTTGCTCACAGGTGCATTTGGTTTTTGTCCTCTGTATGTATGGACAGGGAAACAGGCTTGCCCACTTGGCATTTGCCCTATCTCTAAAAAAGAGAAAGAATAA
- the recG gene encoding ATP-dependent DNA helicase RecG — protein MYDFSSFIQYLDKTNQSRLKKLKIDNLLSLIITHAPKSYTDTTLTPTLILHSNVLIKVCIHDLKMLGFGKNARLSIDATMSDFNQPLEMIIFHPKPFHKKIFSKDSIHYVLGKLESYNQHYTLIQPKSIKHINTITPHFKTTLLSAKAMQSLTQAAITMENLLSCGIPHTTAQKIYDIFMPSSHFMLAFKECNALPQAHLNALKFVEIYHYLHLLSRKKIHFNAKYRCDNDITPFIESLPFSLTHGQYAAIQDIRLDLDSQIAARRLIMGDVGCGKTIIILCAVMMTYPHTSILMAPTTILATQLYEEAKRLLPPFIKIHLITAKTHQDSQEAHFIIGTQALLYRELTLENVALVMSDEQHRFGTNQRYGLEKIGQDAQKKARPHILQFSATPIPRTLAMINAQFIHLSVIQDLPFKKDISTSIVDKSTFKTMLYALQNEINKGHQAIIIYPLVEESEHLNYLSLSEGLSFWQKHFENVYFTSGKDKNKQNIIDEFARNGSLLLATTLVEVGISLPKVSTIVIVAPERLGLATLHQLRGRVSRNGLKGYCYLYTHQPNNERLKAFCNTLSGFDIAELDLKYRNSGDILSGERQSGDEFIYFDMGSDEHILKEAQALIQRQNTQKE, from the coding sequence ATGTATGATTTTAGCTCCTTTATCCAATATCTTGATAAGACAAACCAATCACGCTTAAAAAAGCTCAAAATTGATAATCTCCTTTCCCTTATCATTACCCACGCACCCAAGTCTTATACTGATACTACACTTACTCCTACACTTATTCTTCATAGTAATGTCCTTATTAAAGTATGCATACACGATTTGAAAATGCTTGGTTTTGGCAAAAACGCGCGTTTAAGTATTGATGCCACAATGAGTGATTTTAACCAACCGCTTGAAATGATTATTTTCCACCCAAAGCCTTTTCATAAAAAGATTTTTAGCAAAGATTCTATTCATTATGTGTTGGGAAAACTTGAATCTTACAATCAACATTACACGCTGATTCAGCCAAAATCGATTAAGCACATTAACACCATTACACCTCATTTTAAAACGACCCTGCTTAGTGCCAAAGCAATGCAAAGCCTCACTCAAGCTGCTATTACTATGGAAAATCTACTCTCTTGTGGCATTCCTCACACAACTGCTCAAAAAATATATGATATTTTTATGCCCTCATCGCATTTTATGCTTGCCTTTAAAGAATGTAACGCTCTACCTCAAGCACATCTCAATGCACTTAAATTTGTTGAAATATATCATTATTTGCATTTGCTCTCGCGCAAAAAAATACATTTTAATGCCAAATATCGCTGCGACAACGATATTACACCATTTATAGAATCTTTACCTTTTTCTCTCACACACGGACAATATGCTGCCATACAAGATATACGCTTAGACTTAGATTCTCAAATTGCAGCAAGACGGCTTATTATGGGTGATGTGGGCTGTGGCAAAACAATAATAATCCTCTGCGCTGTAATGATGACATACCCTCATACAAGCATTCTTATGGCGCCCACTACCATTCTTGCTACGCAACTTTATGAAGAAGCAAAACGACTGCTCCCACCCTTTATTAAAATACATCTTATCACTGCAAAAACGCACCAAGATTCACAAGAGGCACACTTTATCATCGGCACACAAGCCTTGCTTTATCGTGAGCTTACATTAGAAAATGTAGCCCTTGTGATGAGTGATGAACAGCACCGATTTGGGACAAACCAACGTTATGGGCTAGAAAAAATAGGACAAGATGCTCAAAAAAAGGCTCGCCCTCATATCTTGCAATTTTCAGCCACGCCTATTCCACGCACTCTTGCAATGATTAATGCGCAATTTATTCATCTAAGTGTTATTCAAGACTTACCCTTTAAAAAAGATATAAGCACCTCCATTGTGGATAAAAGCACATTTAAGACAATGCTTTATGCCTTACAAAATGAAATCAACAAAGGACACCAAGCTATTATTATTTATCCTCTCGTAGAAGAAAGCGAACATCTCAACTATCTCTCTTTGAGTGAAGGGCTAAGCTTTTGGCAAAAACATTTTGAAAATGTATATTTTACTTCAGGTAAAGATAAAAACAAACAAAACATTATAGATGAGTTTGCACGCAATGGCTCACTACTTCTTGCAACTACGCTCGTTGAGGTAGGAATCTCACTCCCAAAAGTTTCTACTATTGTCATTGTCGCACCCGAACGATTAGGTTTAGCCACATTACATCAGCTGCGTGGGCGTGTAAGTCGCAATGGATTGAAAGGATATTGCTATCTCTATACACACCAACCAAATAATGAGCGTCTCAAGGCTTTTTGCAATACATTAAGTGGCTTTGACATTGCCGAACTAGATTTAAAATACCGCAATAGCGGAGATATACTAAGTGGCGAACGACAAAGCGGCGATGAATTTATATATTTTGATATGGGAAGCGATGAGCATATTCTTAAAGAAGCGCAAGCACTTATACAAAGACAAAATACCCAAAAAGAGTAG
- a CDS encoding LTA synthase family protein, with protein MITNNTRIYLKFLLFLWLTAILMRVGFLLWQWENLADFSWTELGKAFYIGIRFDGRIAAFMSLPLLICLFAPFISKSFHKVRPFLVAFYAIVFILYILIYIVDFAHYAYLQSRLNFAAIGLLEDTKESLGMIWQTYPVIKLLVLLGVIVSLLTFGSKMILNKWAYGTNTISSKITSGIATLLVVVILIYGQYGIIYYPLRWSEAFFSGHNQITALGLNPIQNLADTRPKNSYTDNTKQAKEAYPTAVEYLGVQNPNVDSMSYDRFSKATGGGAKPNIVIIVIESMSTHKSSLMFDELDTTRFLAQLAKESLYFPNYYASARTTARAMFSIITGIPDVNEYFKTSSRDPYTMDQHIVWNDFEGYDKLYMLGGNANWANIRGVLANNVSGLKIYEEGYWKSPRMDVWGISDENLLQESNTLLEEQKSPFISLIQLASFHGPFTVPKDIPDFDYTIPDEQYLKKYGFENRADEYLSMKYCDYALKKFFESAKKSSYYDNTIFIITGDHGMSQISPSVDKTYSSLLLHEFQVPLIIHAPKFFPQGKIMPQAGGHIDIFPTAAGLAGIKVHNTTMGRDLLDKSFGEGRFTFIRRWNRPPLLISNEYCYSNEYEQAGGGVLYKRTLKDSIHQDSTHWQLAGEKESHLSEKLRKINTDMLETATYMLYHNTKSRADKTKESLGD; from the coding sequence ATGATTACCAACAATACACGAATATATTTAAAGTTTCTTTTATTTTTATGGCTCACAGCTATTCTTATGCGCGTTGGCTTTTTATTGTGGCAATGGGAGAATCTTGCTGACTTTTCTTGGACTGAATTAGGAAAGGCTTTTTATATTGGCATTCGCTTTGATGGGCGTATAGCTGCATTTATGTCTCTTCCTCTGCTTATATGCCTTTTTGCACCTTTTATATCAAAATCTTTTCATAAAGTGCGTCCATTTTTGGTGGCATTTTATGCGATTGTATTTATTTTGTATATTCTTATTTATATCGTTGATTTTGCTCACTATGCGTATTTACAATCACGACTGAATTTTGCAGCCATTGGATTACTAGAGGACACCAAAGAATCTTTAGGAATGATTTGGCAAACATATCCGGTTATAAAACTTTTAGTGCTTCTTGGCGTTATTGTCTCTCTACTTACATTTGGAAGCAAAATGATTTTAAACAAGTGGGCTTATGGCACAAATACTATTTCAAGCAAAATAACATCAGGGATAGCCACTTTACTTGTAGTTGTTATCTTAATTTATGGGCAATATGGCATCATCTACTATCCATTGCGATGGAGCGAGGCGTTCTTCTCTGGACATAATCAAATTACTGCACTAGGGCTTAATCCTATTCAGAATCTTGCAGATACGCGTCCAAAAAATTCCTACACAGACAATACAAAACAAGCCAAAGAAGCTTATCCTACCGCCGTAGAATACTTAGGTGTGCAAAATCCTAATGTAGATTCTATGAGTTATGATCGCTTTTCAAAGGCTACTGGGGGGGGGGCTAAACCAAATATTGTCATCATAGTTATTGAATCTATGAGTACACATAAAAGTTCGCTTATGTTTGATGAACTAGACACAACACGCTTTCTTGCTCAACTCGCCAAAGAATCGCTGTATTTTCCTAATTACTACGCTTCAGCCCGCACCACTGCAAGAGCAATGTTTTCTATTATCACAGGCATACCCGATGTAAATGAATATTTTAAAACAAGTTCTCGCGACCCTTATACAATGGACCAACATATTGTGTGGAATGACTTTGAAGGATACGATAAGCTTTATATGCTCGGTGGCAATGCAAATTGGGCAAATATACGCGGAGTCTTGGCAAATAATGTTTCTGGGCTTAAAATATACGAGGAGGGATATTGGAAATCTCCTAGAATGGATGTATGGGGGATTTCAGACGAAAACCTTTTGCAAGAATCTAACACCCTCCTTGAAGAACAAAAGTCTCCTTTTATAAGCCTCATTCAACTTGCAAGTTTTCACGGACCTTTCACCGTTCCTAAAGACATACCTGATTTTGATTACACTATACCTGATGAGCAATATTTAAAAAAATATGGTTTTGAAAATAGAGCAGATGAATATCTTTCTATGAAATATTGTGATTATGCGCTCAAAAAGTTTTTTGAGAGCGCAAAAAAATCATCATATTATGATAATACAATCTTTATTATCACAGGCGACCACGGAATGTCGCAGATTTCACCTTCGGTTGATAAAACTTATTCAAGCTTGCTTTTGCACGAATTTCAAGTGCCTCTTATTATCCACGCTCCAAAATTCTTCCCTCAAGGCAAAATAATGCCCCAAGCCGGAGGGCACATTGATATATTCCCAACAGCAGCTGGTTTAGCTGGAATCAAAGTTCATAATACAACTATGGGTAGAGATTTACTAGATAAAAGCTTTGGCGAAGGGCGTTTTACTTTTATCCGCCGCTGGAATAGACCACCTTTACTGATAAGCAATGAGTATTGCTATTCTAATGAATACGAGCAGGCGGGAGGAGGTGTACTTTATAAACGCACTCTCAAAGATTCTATACATCAAGATTCTACTCATTGGCAACTCGCAGGAGAGAAAGAATCTCATCTTTCAGAAAAGCTTAGAAAAATCAATACAGATATGTTAGAAACAGCAACATATATGCTCTATCATAATACCAAATCACGCGCAGATAAAACTAAAGAATCTTTGGGAGATTAA
- a CDS encoding ankyrin repeat domain-containing protein codes for MFFKWCFRIGGALAVGSPVLFAMIAIMIEPMGIGFAIGYALAFAPFIFLAFCVLGIILEGIYTFCTRKLLLPKLKEFVIFRTQNGHFLISFKKAKVFHKLEIKLLEDMQCQVWHSTRQSVNQEWREQYLQQSLINEFCNKNLPLVGNLPALFAFLDFCAKVPLGHKDRILLHRGMSVYWDFPLLNDEPFPQEIQSLHKREKKVIIKRFLALCLLIIALIFALWLYLQSTFYPCSIYYAVQEGNTKKVENLLKNGANPNVLCWKSKLAAFLSAILNINIDSKSGQSPLQRAIEDNKKYIEQERTYRNNNEIIKLLIESGAQIENLS; via the coding sequence ATGTTTTTTAAATGGTGTTTTAGAATCGGTGGCGCATTAGCTGTGGGCTCACCTGTGCTTTTTGCTATGATTGCAATTATGATTGAGCCTATGGGGATTGGATTTGCTATTGGCTATGCTCTTGCCTTTGCACCTTTTATATTCCTTGCATTTTGTGTATTGGGTATTATTTTAGAGGGTATTTATACTTTTTGCACACGCAAACTCCTTTTGCCCAAACTCAAAGAATTTGTTATTTTTCGCACTCAAAATGGACATTTTCTTATCTCTTTTAAAAAGGCAAAAGTTTTTCATAAGCTAGAAATCAAGCTTTTAGAGGATATGCAATGTCAAGTGTGGCATAGCACGAGGCAGAGTGTGAATCAAGAGTGGCGTGAGCAATATTTACAACAAAGCCTTATCAATGAATTTTGCAACAAAAATCTGCCTTTGGTTGGCAATCTTCCAGCACTTTTTGCTTTTCTTGATTTTTGTGCAAAAGTGCCTTTAGGACATAAAGATAGAATTTTGCTTCATCGTGGTATGTCTGTGTATTGGGATTTTCCGCTTTTGAATGATGAGCCATTTCCGCAAGAGATTCAATCCCTACACAAGCGAGAGAAAAAAGTCATCATCAAAAGATTTTTGGCATTATGCTTGTTGATTATTGCGCTCATATTTGCTCTGTGGTTGTATTTGCAGAGCACTTTTTATCCTTGTAGTATTTATTATGCTGTGCAAGAGGGCAATACAAAAAAAGTGGAGAATCTTTTAAAAAATGGAGCAAACCCAAATGTGTTATGTTGGAAAAGCAAACTTGCTGCATTTTTATCTGCAATATTGAATATAAATATTGATAGCAAAAGTGGGCAATCTCCGCTCCAAAGAGCGATTGAGGATAATAAAAAGTACATTGAGCAAGAGCGCACATATCGTAATAATAATGAAATAATCAAGCTCCTTATAGAATCTGGAGCACAAATAGAAAATCTCTCTTAA
- the ccoS gene encoding cbb3-type cytochrome oxidase assembly protein CcoS yields the protein MNTEMIAVMLGVSLILGLFGLLAFIWGLKNGQFDDANKMMQGVLFDSVEDLNLAAKTDKKQTQLGQKNKGENNE from the coding sequence ATGAATACCGAAATGATTGCTGTAATGCTCGGCGTTTCTCTTATACTTGGCTTGTTTGGATTGCTTGCATTTATATGGGGATTAAAAAATGGACAATTTGATGATGCAAACAAAATGATGCAGGGTGTGCTTTTTGATTCTGTGGAAGATTTAAATCTTGCTGCAAAAACTGATAAAAAGCAGACTCAACTCGGTCAAAAAAATAAAGGAGAAAATAATGAGTAA
- a CDS encoding Crp/Fnr family transcriptional regulator gives MSKERLKAIFAPLGLAQEDLQALMQRTLFKRFAPHTLINQKETCLGFILVLSGGLRAYIMSENAKEITLFTLKENDICLLCSHCALHSINYDILLESSQATEVLLVPQELFSSLKDTYPALSNFALTIISKRLSQTISTLEQALFKPLVERIREFLHENAHNKEIRISHEEIANHLGSSREVISRILKEMENKGEIKRAYKKIILLP, from the coding sequence GTGAGTAAAGAGCGATTAAAAGCTATTTTTGCTCCGTTAGGGTTAGCGCAAGAAGATTTACAGGCTTTAATGCAGCGCACACTTTTTAAGAGATTCGCTCCACATACACTCATTAATCAAAAGGAAACTTGTTTGGGCTTTATCCTTGTGCTTTCAGGGGGTTTGCGTGCGTATATTATGAGCGAAAATGCCAAAGAAATTACGCTTTTTACCCTTAAAGAAAACGACATATGTCTGCTTTGCTCACATTGTGCGCTGCATTCTATCAATTATGATATTTTACTTGAGAGTAGCCAAGCCACAGAGGTGTTGCTTGTGCCTCAAGAGCTATTTTCAAGCCTCAAAGACACTTATCCTGCACTTTCTAACTTCGCACTCACAATCATTTCTAAACGTTTAAGTCAAACTATCTCCACACTTGAGCAGGCATTATTTAAGCCACTTGTTGAACGAATCCGCGAGTTTTTGCACGAAAATGCGCACAATAAAGAGATTCGCATAAGCCACGAAGAAATTGCCAATCATTTAGGCAGTTCGCGCGAAGTCATCTCGCGAATCCTCAAAGAAATGGAAAACAAAGGAGAAATTAAACGCGCTTACAAAAAGATTATTCTGCTCCCTTAG
- a CDS encoding methyl-accepting chemotaxis protein: MSKTLEVQPPKKKTSVGVMLSFGFGVLIVFSCVMVFMSLNRVSSINASLSEINDKNALAQRYAINFRGSVHDRAIAVRDVVLISSEDKNGLQQLLEQISTLEKFYKEAEDNMKKKFIDTKLLNKKELSILHSIEETQAKAIPLIVQIIQAKLAGDSQKAYTILTTLSPYFTQWLAQINEFIDYQENANSGLTHQLRSDVDGFKILLLVLLACSIVFGVIVAIVIIRNLLRVLGGEPYIASYIVSKIANGDLSGHITYKNKDSILSSIASMQEGLREIVEAITHSSQQVNKIALEVSDVAQKAQDDANIQMQNSATIVGKIEQINHSVAEVSDIAKQTEENSVKSVEISSKGVEIINITAQEIGKITEMISSSADNIRGLQQQSVEIGGSAGLIAEIADQTNLLALNAAIEAARAGEHGRGFAVVADEVRKLAERTASTTAEIANMITLIQESIGVSVNSIEAIVPQVDKGQKLILDSVHTLEEIQSQAQDSLQKARVVASSSAQQEDTMQSILHDMQSISTLSQETRNSLENTNKVISELKNISDALRNNMTHFKV; this comes from the coding sequence ATGTCTAAGACTTTAGAAGTTCAGCCCCCAAAGAAAAAAACAAGCGTGGGCGTTATGCTTAGCTTTGGTTTTGGAGTTTTAATTGTATTTTCGTGCGTAATGGTATTTATGAGTCTTAATCGCGTAAGCAGTATTAATGCTTCATTAAGCGAAATCAATGATAAAAATGCCCTTGCTCAACGTTATGCAATCAACTTTCGGGGAAGTGTGCATGATAGAGCTATTGCTGTGCGTGATGTCGTGCTTATTAGTAGCGAAGATAAAAATGGACTTCAACAACTTTTAGAACAGATTAGCACCTTAGAGAAGTTTTATAAGGAAGCAGAAGATAATATGAAGAAGAAATTTATTGATACAAAGCTCCTTAATAAAAAAGAACTCAGCATTTTGCATTCTATTGAGGAAACACAAGCCAAAGCTATTCCGCTTATTGTGCAGATTATTCAGGCGAAGCTCGCAGGAGATTCTCAAAAGGCATACACTATTCTTACAACGCTTTCCCCTTATTTTACGCAATGGCTTGCACAAATTAATGAATTTATTGATTACCAAGAAAATGCTAATTCAGGGCTTACACATCAGCTAAGGAGCGATGTTGATGGGTTTAAAATTTTGCTTTTGGTGCTTCTAGCTTGTAGCATAGTTTTTGGCGTAATTGTAGCGATTGTGATTATTCGTAATTTGTTGCGGGTGCTTGGCGGAGAGCCTTATATTGCTTCATATATTGTTTCTAAAATTGCAAATGGAGACCTATCTGGGCATATAACATATAAAAATAAAGATTCTATACTTTCGTCTATTGCGAGTATGCAAGAGGGATTAAGAGAAATTGTAGAGGCTATTACACATTCATCGCAGCAAGTAAATAAGATTGCTCTTGAAGTCTCCGATGTGGCGCAAAAAGCACAAGATGATGCGAATATACAAATGCAAAATTCGGCAACCATAGTTGGCAAAATAGAGCAAATAAATCATTCTGTCGCTGAAGTGTCAGATATTGCTAAACAAACAGAGGAAAATTCAGTCAAAAGTGTTGAAATTTCATCTAAAGGAGTGGAGATTATCAATATTACTGCTCAAGAAATTGGCAAAATTACAGAAATGATTAGCTCTTCGGCTGATAATATTCGTGGTTTGCAACAACAATCTGTAGAAATTGGTGGAAGTGCAGGATTAATTGCAGAAATCGCAGACCAAACAAACCTCCTTGCACTTAATGCTGCAATTGAAGCAGCAAGGGCAGGAGAGCACGGCAGAGGATTTGCTGTTGTTGCAGATGAGGTGCGAAAACTCGCAGAACGCACAGCTTCTACTACGGCAGAAATTGCTAATATGATAACGCTTATTCAAGAGAGCATAGGAGTTTCTGTAAATTCTATTGAAGCCATCGTGCCACAAGTTGATAAAGGGCAAAAGCTTATTTTAGATTCTGTGCATACTTTAGAGGAAATCCAAAGTCAAGCCCAAGATTCACTTCAAAAAGCTCGCGTGGTAGCATCTTCTTCGGCACAACAAGAAGACACAATGCAAAGTATTTTGCACGATATGCAGAGTATTTCTACATTGTCTCAAGAGACAAGAAATTCGCTTGAAAATACCAATAAGGTTATCAGTGAGCTTAAAAACATCTCTGATGCTTTAAGAAACAATATGACACACTTTAAGGTGTAA
- a CDS encoding SDR family NAD(P)-dependent oxidoreductase, giving the protein MDIFRVAITGASSGIGRALAMCFSNQATHLYLAGRNIERLEESKTHILALNPQVQIEIASFDISDEKACKLWCEEIFASRLDVLILNAGVAMGAKESIQKHFEICHTNAMGVAYMAFYALKAFYKQKLKDKKKGQMVLVSSIAALLALPNAPSYSASKSFVKSLGESLSVAQKEVCITTICPGFIKTPLTDYIHPSIPQMSVEKAAKKMYIAIKKGKRFYAFPYSLVYAARFYNILPLWLKRILVNLISFMGRL; this is encoded by the coding sequence ATGGATATTTTTCGTGTAGCAATTACGGGAGCAAGTAGCGGTATAGGCAGAGCATTAGCAATGTGTTTTTCAAACCAAGCCACTCATTTGTATCTTGCAGGGCGCAATATTGAGCGCTTAGAGGAAAGTAAAACGCATATTTTAGCGCTAAATCCTCAAGTGCAAATAGAAATTGCTTCTTTTGATATAAGCGATGAAAAAGCGTGCAAACTTTGGTGTGAAGAAATATTTGCCTCTAGGCTTGATGTGCTTATTCTAAATGCGGGAGTTGCGATGGGTGCAAAAGAGAGCATACAAAAGCATTTTGAAATTTGCCATACAAATGCTATGGGTGTAGCGTATATGGCATTTTATGCACTTAAAGCATTTTATAAGCAAAAATTAAAAGACAAAAAGAAAGGACAAATGGTGCTTGTAAGCTCTATTGCTGCACTTCTTGCATTGCCAAATGCGCCAAGTTATAGTGCCTCAAAGAGTTTTGTTAAAAGTTTGGGAGAGAGTTTGAGCGTGGCACAAAAAGAGGTATGTATTACAACTATTTGTCCGGGTTTTATCAAAACGCCGCTGACAGATTATATTCACCCCTCTATTCCACAAATGAGCGTTGAGAAAGCAGCTAAAAAGATGTATATTGCGATTAAAAAAGGCAAAAGATTCTATGCGTTTCCATATTCCTTGGTATATGCGGCAAGATTCTATAATATCTTGCCGCTTTGGCTCAAGCGCATACTTGTAAATCTCATAAGTTTTATGGGGAGACTATAA
- a CDS encoding NAD(P)-binding domain-containing protein, with protein MSKIYDVAVVGCGPAGISAAIESQAHNLSVIALEKGDSHNMSIRKFYKEGKRVDKDYKGQVVQLEGKIDFKDGNRESTLAFFDEILSPIEVNYQSDVESVTSSSDNGNEGFILTTTDNRSYKARFVIICIGKMGQPNKPSYALPPTIRKCINFNANDAQQNEKILVVGGGNSAVEYACDLAQNAANGGSVTLNYRRSEFTRINDINATQLQALTQGGKILTKLGIDITELSDNNGKVGVHFSDGSKESFDRVIYAIGGASPIDFLKKCSIAADEKGVPLCSPLWESSVKNIFVAGDIALKNGGSIAAAIKYGYDIVQEIAQRVKH; from the coding sequence ATGAGTAAGATATATGATGTAGCTGTGGTGGGCTGCGGACCAGCTGGGATTAGTGCTGCCATAGAATCTCAAGCACATAATTTAAGTGTGATAGCACTTGAAAAGGGTGATTCGCACAATATGAGTATTCGCAAGTTTTACAAAGAGGGCAAACGCGTGGATAAGGATTACAAAGGGCAAGTTGTGCAGTTAGAGGGCAAAATTGACTTTAAAGATGGCAATAGAGAAAGCACACTAGCCTTTTTTGATGAGATTCTCTCCCCTATTGAAGTAAATTATCAAAGTGATGTAGAATCTGTTACATCTTCTTCAGATAATGGCAATGAGGGTTTTATCCTTACCACCACAGATAATCGCAGTTATAAGGCGCGTTTTGTCATTATATGTATTGGCAAAATGGGACAGCCCAACAAGCCAAGCTATGCTCTGCCTCCAACGATTCGTAAATGTATCAATTTCAATGCCAATGACGCACAACAAAATGAAAAGATTCTCGTGGTAGGTGGAGGAAATTCTGCTGTTGAGTATGCGTGCGATTTAGCCCAAAATGCAGCAAATGGTGGAAGCGTAACGCTTAATTACCGCCGCAGTGAATTTACTCGTATCAATGACATTAACGCTACCCAACTTCAAGCACTCACTCAAGGAGGAAAGATTCTCACAAAACTTGGCATAGATATTACAGAGTTAAGCGATAATAATGGAAAGGTAGGAGTGCATTTTAGTGATGGGAGCAAAGAGAGCTTTGATAGAGTGATTTATGCCATTGGTGGAGCTTCGCCTATTGATTTTTTGAAAAAATGCTCTATTGCCGCAGATGAAAAAGGTGTGCCACTTTGTTCTCCCCTATGGGAAAGTAGCGTGAAAAATATCTTTGTAGCAGGAGATATTGCACTTAAAAATGGTGGCTCAATCGCCGCTGCCATCAAATATGGCTATGATATTGTCCAAGAAATTGCACAAAGAGTAAAACATTAA
- a CDS encoding type I glyceraldehyde-3-phosphate dehydrogenase — translation MINIAINGFGRIGRSIMRAALQQKYKEHINIIAINDINEWEILSYLLEYDTTHGTLPFEVSHSAHTLTLTNNQSTYPPIRTFNHTHPDELDFAAVGADIVIESSGQFLDSKQLTHHCQKGVKKVILSATPSDNMPTFALGANHTLYSSQPIISNASCTANALAPLCKIINECFGIEMASFCIMHSYTNEQSLLDSVYPHNKRRSRAAAQNIIPTHTGAIDALTRVLPELEGKLGGHSVRVPVSNVLLLDITFILSHPTNTTKLNESIINASKTTMKNIIGIDLKQGVSSDFIGNPHSVVFAPDLSYIVNGNMARIIAWCDNEWGYANRVLDMAQFISS, via the coding sequence ATGATAAATATTGCCATTAATGGCTTTGGACGCATTGGTAGAAGTATTATGCGTGCGGCATTGCAGCAAAAATACAAAGAACATATCAACATTATTGCCATTAATGATATTAATGAATGGGAGATTCTAAGCTATCTCCTTGAATACGACACCACGCACGGCACATTGCCTTTTGAAGTCTCACATAGTGCCCATACGCTGACACTTACAAACAATCAAAGCACCTATCCACCCATTCGCACCTTTAATCACACTCACCCCGATGAACTTGATTTTGCTGCAGTTGGGGCTGATATTGTCATTGAATCAAGTGGGCAATTTTTAGATTCTAAGCAGCTTACACATCATTGTCAAAAAGGCGTAAAAAAGGTGATTTTATCTGCCACGCCAAGCGATAATATGCCCACTTTTGCACTCGGTGCCAATCATACACTTTATAGCTCACAGCCTATTATTTCCAATGCTTCTTGCACAGCTAATGCGCTAGCACCACTTTGTAAAATTATAAATGAATGCTTTGGGATTGAAATGGCAAGTTTTTGCATTATGCACAGCTATACAAATGAGCAATCGCTACTTGATAGTGTGTATCCACACAACAAACGCCGCTCAAGGGCTGCAGCTCAAAATATCATTCCTACGCATACAGGCGCGATAGACGCACTCACTCGTGTGCTACCTGAACTTGAGGGAAAACTAGGTGGGCATAGTGTGCGCGTGCCGGTTTCAAATGTCCTGCTCCTTGACATAACTTTTATTCTTTCGCACCCAACGAACACCACAAAACTTAATGAATCAATTATCAATGCGAGCAAAACTACTATGAAAAATATTATTGGTATTGATTTAAAACAAGGTGTAAGTAGTGATTTTATCGGAAACCCTCATAGCGTAGTGTTTGCGCCAGATTTAAGCTATATTGTCAATGGAAATATGGCGCGCATTATAGCGTGGTGCGATAATGAATGGGGATATGCTAATCGTGTGCTAGATATGGCACAATTTATTAGTTCTTAA